In one window of Thiobacillus sp. DNA:
- a CDS encoding MBL fold metallo-hydrolase has protein sequence MKRLLTLAWGLLLATQAIAAPIPPTKVVKVNDRIYALLGPMDLPNKENQGYMVNSTLIIGDSGAIVIDTGFTDEIGAHLRKEVAKLTRKPVKVVINTHHHGDHTFGNVAFPEARVISSEMCRKLLLEGEAEWLALVEGAVGRKFPNTRAVPATEVYARNSRTDIVIDGVKLTLWIPDAAHTLGDLMIWLPQDKVLIGGDILVNRITPNFRDALVKKWVETLAEVQTLPARTIIPGHGPLMTLKDAAAMHDRMAKLYAGVEAGYKAGLTDSEIRAKLDLKEWKALKEFDVQMGGNINKTYLEVEASAF, from the coding sequence ATGAAACGCTTGCTGACGCTCGCCTGGGGCCTGCTGCTGGCCACGCAGGCCATCGCGGCCCCGATCCCCCCCACCAAAGTGGTGAAGGTCAACGACCGTATCTATGCCCTGTTGGGCCCCATGGACCTGCCCAACAAGGAAAACCAGGGCTACATGGTGAACAGCACCCTGATCATCGGAGACAGCGGTGCCATCGTCATCGATACCGGCTTCACCGACGAGATCGGTGCCCACCTGCGCAAGGAAGTGGCCAAGCTCACCCGGAAGCCCGTCAAGGTCGTAATCAACACCCACCATCACGGTGACCATACCTTCGGCAACGTGGCTTTCCCCGAGGCCAGGGTGATCAGTTCCGAGATGTGCCGCAAGCTGCTGCTGGAAGGGGAGGCGGAGTGGCTGGCTCTTGTCGAGGGCGCGGTGGGGCGCAAATTCCCCAATACCAGGGCGGTGCCCGCCACCGAGGTCTACGCCAGGAACTCCAGGACCGATATCGTCATCGACGGCGTGAAGTTGACCCTATGGATACCCGATGCGGCCCACACCCTGGGTGATCTGATGATCTGGCTGCCGCAGGACAAGGTGCTCATCGGCGGGGACATCCTGGTGAACCGGATTACTCCCAACTTCCGCGATGCACTGGTGAAGAAGTGGGTGGAGACCCTGGCCGAGGTGCAGACCCTGCCTGCCCGCACCATCATCCCGGGTCATGGCCCCCTAATGACCCTCAAGGATGCGGCCGCCATGCACGACCGCATGGCCAAGCTCTATGCGGGGGTTGAGGCAGGCTACAAGGCCGGCCTGACCGACTCGGAAATCCGCGCCAAGCTGGACCTGAAGGAATGGAAGGCCCTGAAGGAATTCGATGTGCAGATGGGCGGCAACATCAACAAGACCTACCTGGAGGTGGAAGCCAGCGCTTTCTGA
- a CDS encoding histidine phosphatase family protein: protein MNNTTSYTHLDFLRHGEPLGGRKYRGQTDDPLSEKGWTEMRSAVGEARPWQAIVSSPLSRCRAFAEALAAELTVPLAMEDRLKEVAFGDWEGRTPSELKAEDPDVLFNFKRDPLGARPAGAEDLHAFQSRVAQAFDAMAEAYRGRQVLVVAHAGVIRMAICHVLGIPVGHAYRLQVGSAAMARFRVEEKPAGRLAQLLWLTPGQGRD from the coding sequence ATGAACAACACCACTAGCTACACCCACCTTGATTTCCTGCGTCATGGCGAACCCCTGGGAGGGCGCAAGTACCGGGGCCAGACCGATGATCCCCTGTCGGAAAAGGGCTGGACCGAGATGCGTTCGGCCGTGGGCGAAGCCCGGCCCTGGCAGGCCATCGTCAGTTCGCCCCTTAGCCGTTGCCGCGCCTTCGCCGAGGCCCTGGCGGCGGAGCTAACCGTGCCCCTGGCCATGGAAGACCGGCTCAAGGAAGTGGCCTTCGGCGACTGGGAAGGCCGCACGCCCTCGGAATTGAAGGCGGAGGACCCGGACGTACTCTTCAACTTCAAGCGGGATCCCCTCGGCGCCCGACCGGCTGGTGCCGAGGACCTCCATGCTTTCCAGTCCCGGGTAGCCCAGGCTTTCGACGCCATGGCCGAGGCCTATCGGGGCCGCCAGGTCCTGGTGGTGGCCCACGCGGGCGTGATCCGCATGGCCATCTGCCACGTCCTGGGCATTCCCGTGGGCCACGCCTATCGCCTGCAGGTGGGCTCGGCCGCCATGGCCAGGTTCAGGGTGGAGGAGAAGCCGGCCGGGCGACTGGCGCAACTGCTCTGGCTGACGCCGGGCCAGGGCAGGGATTAG